GCCGAGCGGTGGAGAAAGAGGAATTTGGAAGACCGCTTGGAGCCGCTCCAAGAATTGGCGACGTCCCAGGCGGAAAAGGGTTCCGCCTCCCGCCGGGACGTGGCCCTGGCGCTTCGGGAATTTGCCCTTAGCATCGTCCCCCTCGCCAATCCTCATCAGCAGGGGCTTCTGAATTCCCTCAGCGCCGAACTGCAGGGCGTCCTGCAGGAATCGGATCCTACGGAGCCGGTGAGCGGCGTCTTTCGGCTCCGCACCGGGCGCTCGGAGCGCGACGCCCGGGCCCGCGTGGATCGGAACGTGCGGGAGGCCTTTTTCGTCTCCATCGGTGGCGCCCTCCACGACACCAACAACACCCTGACCGTCTTGGGTCTCACGGTCGCCACCGCGAAGAAGAAGATTAGGGATTTTCCAGACGCCCCGGCCTTGAACGAGATCATTTTGGACATCGAGCATCAGATCGACGTGATTGCGACGCTCATCAAACAGATGAGGGGCCAGATTGACTCCCAACGTGACGACTACGGAGGCGATCCGGCGGACTTGAAGACGCTCCTGTTCTCCGAGGGCCACGTCCATCAGGTCTTTACGAAACTGGCCAAACTCCTCCACCCGCTCGGCCGGTTGCAAAGGACGCTCCGCCTGAGACCCCGGGACGGGGAGGGGGGCGGCGTTGTGTGGAGCGTCCTGGAATCGGTCGGGACGTCCATCGATCTGACGAAGCTGTCCGCCACCCTCTTCCGGAGATTGCTCAGGCTTCAGGACCTTTGCGAACAGACGGAGTGCCCGTTTTCCATCAATCCCCATGCCTACCTGAGGGAGGATATGATCCAGGCGATCCTGGGAAAGGGCATCCGGCTTCGCATGGACCTCGATCCCTCGCCCTGGACCGTGCGCGGACCGTCCATCCGGATCTGGCAGGTGATCATCAACCTGGTTGGCAACGCGCGGCAGGCCATGGAGGACTTTGGGAGCATGGAAATATCAACGCGCCGCGTGAGCCTCACGGCGGAAGAGGCCGAGTCTCTTCCGCACGATTCTGCAAGCTGCTCCCCGAGGGCGGGCGATTACATGCAGTTGACGATCCGGGATGCGGGCCCCGGCATCCCTGCGGGGCTTATGGGAAGAATCTTCGACCTCTTCTACAGCGGCCGGAACTCGAGCGGTTACGGTCTGGCCGTGACCCGCGAGCTGGTGGAGGACATGGGAGGCTTTCTCGGAATCGACTCCGAGACGGAGGGCGAAGGTCACGGGACGGCCTTTCATATTTACCTTCCCCGGGCTTCCTAAATCTTTATCCATTCATTTGAATCAACTTGGAACAACGTTGGATAAAAACTTTTCCATTTTCTTTGTAAAATCAATCAGTTAGGCCAGTTTTTCCTAGCAACGCCAAGACCGGCCATGCGAAAAGGCGCCATAGGCCATTATGCCGGCGCTCGCGATTACAGACGTCTTTCACCAAATCCTCCACTGGACGGTGATGCTGTCCCAAGGGGTCGATCCCTCGGAAATCCACAACGAGATGGCGGCCTCCGTTCCTCAATGGCAGGAAGCGCCTGAGTTGAGGGCCCCACTGGCCCACATCAGCAGCCTCCTACCCCCCAGGCCCGACACGATGCCTCCGGCATCGGGCGTCGTACCGGTGACGCGCGAACGGCTCGTCCAGGCCTTGGACGATACGATCCGGGACTTGGAGGTCACGACGGACGACCTTCAATTGCGGGAAAATATCGATAGCCTCCGGAGAAGATTCGCGCGGCTGAAACAAGGAGACGGCGAGGCCGTTTCGATCGCGCCGCCCGTTCTTCGCGTCCACGGAACGCGCGAGATCTCCGGGGAGATCATCGCACAGCAGATGGCGGATGCCTTGCGGGACGCCCTGGCCAAGGTGACCCACGACGCTAACAACATCCTAACCGCCCTCACGGGCGAGATGACCGTCGCGGAGGAGACCTGCCAGAGGGTCGACTTCCTGGCCCGACGGCACTTTCATCTCATTCCCGGCGACGTCAGGGTGCGGTTGAGCGGCACGCTCGAATCGATGGACCGCGTCCTGGACGGCATGAGCGGCGTTCTCATGAACGTCGCGCAGCTTGTCCGGGGCGTTCAGCGGGTCATCGCGTCCCTGAGGGACGTGGGCGCCGGCGCCGATCTCGAGCGGACTCGGCTCGCGTCGGACGGAGGATTGATCGCCCAAATCACCATCGGTCTCTTCGACCTCTTGACGGACGCCGGAAGGGCCGAGGAGAACTTGAGGGAGATGAACCTCATCGCCGACCAATACGGTCACGTGGCCTCGGCCGAGGATCTCGCGGAGGGTTTGGCCCTCCTCCGCGACCTTTCCGAATGCTTTCAGACCGCCAAGGAACTGACTGCGCTGACCGTCGACCTCTTCCGGCTCCATCAGGAATTCGTCTTGGGGCTCAAGAACGGCGGCGAGGGGGCCGCGGACCTGCACGCCCACCTGAACAAAAGGACCTTGTCCGCGTTCATGGGCCGGGGGGTCGAGGTGGAATTCCGCCTCGACGGCGAGCCCTGGAGGATTCCCGGTCCTTCCATCCGGGTCTGGCAGGTGATCCTCAACAACATCGTCAACGCGCGGGACGCCATGGGCGGGAGCGGCCGGCTGTCCGTCTCCACCCGCAAAGTGCTTCTGGACGAGGACGACGCGGCAAGGCTCTCCGCACCCTTGATTCGCGGGACGCACCGCGCCGGCGATTTCATGATGCTCCAAGTCAGCGACGATGGTCCGGGCATTCCGCCCCATGTCCTGCCCCGGATCTTCGATCCGTCCTTCAGCGGCAAGAACTCGACGGGTTTGGGGCTGGCGGTGACCCTCCAGATCGTCCAGACCATGGGCGGCTTCATCGCCGTCCGGACGTCGACGGCCCCCGAAAATCACGGGACGGTCTTTTCGATCTATTTCCCCAGGGCGGAAGAGGCCCCGCCCCCCCCTCTCCGGCCCCTGCCGGAGACGGGCCGCGAAATCGTGCTGGTCGTCGACAACGAGGAGTTGATCCTGCGCACGGCGAAACGCGTCTTGATGGCGAGGGGACACGGGGTCCTGACGGCGTCGGGAGGCCGGGAGGCCGTGGACCGCGCGCAAGAGTGGTACCGGGACCTCTCGCGTCCCCCGATCAGCGCCGTCCTGCTCGATATCAACATGCCGGGCGTCGCGACGCGCGCGCTTTTGGAAAAACTCCGGACCGTCGATCCCCACATGGTCTGCCTGTTTCAGAGCGGGATAGACGGCCTCCCCGAAGACCTCCAGGACGTCGAGATGGCGGGTTTCCTCCCCAAGCCGGCGTCGGCCGACGAGCTGGTGGGGCAGATGAGGTTCCTGCTCAACCGCATGCGGAGGAACCGGCCGACGCTACCAGCCCCGCCACGGCTTTCACCCAAAGGGGATGGTCGTTGAGCGAAGGCACGAGTTCGAAGGCCTCCGCGCCGGCCGCCATCGCCGTTTCCTTGGCCCGGATCCCGATCTCTTCCAGGGTTTCCAGACAATCCGCCACAAAGGCCGGACAGAAGACGACGAGGCGCCTGCGCCCCGCTTTGACCAGTTCCGGAATCACCAGATCCGTGTAGGGCTTGAGCCAGGGCGTGCGGCCCAGGCGCGATTGGAACGACACGCTGCACACGTCGTCGGGTATTCCGATCCTCTTCATCAGGGACCTCGCCGTCTTGAAGGCGTGGGAACGGTAGCATCGCTGATTCTGCATCACGTCCTGATCGCAGCATTCGTCGAATTTCAGGCAGTGGTTCCCCACCGGGTCTTCCTTGAGGATGTGGCGTTCGGGCAATCCGTGAAAACTGAAGAGGACATGATCCGGCCGCACGCGCTCCAGCACCGGCTCGCCCACGGCGGCGAAGGCCGAGAGGAAGCCCGGATGGTTGTAGAAGGGCGGAAGGACCCGGAACGGGGGCGCGTCTTTCTTCGACGTCATCACCCGCTCAAACTCCGCGACGGCGGAACCGGTGGAGGAGGCCGCGTATTGGGGAAAGAGGGGCAGCATGCGGACCTCCGAGACCCCGGCCGCGATCAGCCGATCGACGGCGGATAAAATGGACGGGCTGCCGTACCGCATCCCGACGGCGACTTGGCAGTCTTTCCCCAAAACCGCTTGGACCTTTTTCGCCAGGTTGTTCGTGTGAAACAGGAGCGGCGATCCTTCCGGCATCCAAATCTTCTTGTAGGCCTCGGCGGATTTCGGGGACCGGAAGGGGGCGATGACGAGATTGACCAACATCCATCGCGCCACCGGGTGGATGTCGATCACCATCGGGTCCGAGAGAAATTGGCGGAGATACCGCCGCACCGCGGGCGTAGTCGGGGCGTCGGGCGTTCCCAAATTGACGAGAAGGATTCCGATCATGGGGCGCTCCGTTCTTATCCGAAGGAGGGTATGAAGAACATGAAAAAAAGCTGGCAACCTATCCTCAAGTCGTGCGAGGAGGCGCGCACGGGGGCAAGCAAAGGGGCTTTTTATGACGATTTCGGCGGTCTCTCCGGCCTTGGCGGCCAATCTCGCGGCGCAGTCTTCTTATTTTCAGCCCGGGCGGCGCGGAGCGGTCTTCGAGCGCTTTCTGGCCGTCGCCCCCCTCGTTTCCCCGCATGATCAGACGCTGCTTTCCTTGAGCGCGCCCAACCATGTCTATGCCCATCTCCTGCGGATCGGCGATCGCGTCTTTCCCGCCGCCCGCATCCAAGACGAGAACGTTTTGGCGGAATACGGCCGCCTGCTCGGTTACCGGGGGTTGGATTACAAGGGAGGCATCCGTTTCCATCCCGACGTGACCTTGGGCAAGAACAAGGAGCTCGCCTTTGAGATGACCTTGAAGAACGCGGTCGTCGCTCCGTCCTTCGATCCGGCGGACGCGATGGAGGCGGGCGCCCGTCTCTTCATGGGGGGCGGCAAGGGGACGGTGCGCGTCGATCCGTCGACGCTGACGGACCAGGAGCTGGTGCAATTGGCGGCCGAATACGGACGCACGTTCGCGTCCCACCTGGCCGGACCGGACTGGCATCCCATCGACGTGCCGGCCCCGGACGTGAACACCATCGGGCGGTACATGCAGATCATGACGGACGAGTACAGCCGTCAGGCGGGGCGCCGGGTCTGGTCGGTCTTCACGGGGAAACGGATCGAGGACGGGGGCATCTACGTCCGCGACGAGGCGACCGCCCGCGGCGGCTTCATCGTCCTGGAATGGCTCCTCCGGGAGACGCTCAAGATCGACGGCAATCCGTTCGAGGGCCGCACGTTCGCGATCGACGGCTTCGGCAACGCCGGCAGCTTCATGGCCCAGATCGTCACGTCCCGGGGCGGGCGAGTTCTTGCCTTCAGCGATTCGCGGGGCGGGCTGCGCTCCAAGAATCCGGAAGGGTTCACCGCCGACGAGATCGGCAATTTCCTCGCCCTCAAGGAGGAGGAGCGCAAGCAGCGGACGCGCCTCTTCGACCGGAACCTGGACCCCAAGGACTTGCTCGCGATGGACGCGGACGTCTTGGTCCTGGCCGCGCCCGATTTGACGCTCACGGGGTCGAATGCGGACCGGGTGCGCGCCAAGTACATCGTCGAGTTGGGCAATGGGGTGACCAATACCGAAGCGGACAAGATCCTGCAGGAGAAGGGCGTGATCCTCCTTCCGGACATCCTGGCCAACGCCGGCGGCGTCATGGTCTCGGGCTACGAGTATCTGCAAGGCCGGGAATGGGAGCGTCTGGCGCCGAACGCTCCGCGCCACTGGTGGACCCGCGACTACGTGATGGGCCTCTTGAGCCAGCAGATGACCGCCGCGGCCGCGGCCGTCTACGGCCTGGCCGTTCAGCACAGCATCGCGCTCCGCACCGCGGCCGACGCCAAGGCCTTGAAGACGCTCGACCGCGCCTATCGGGTCGTGCGCCTGGGCGAAAAGGACCCCGGCGGCGGCAGACATTCGGGACGGCAGCCAAGGGACGGCGCTCCCGAGGATGTCAAGCGGGCCCTCGATGACATCGATTCACCCGCCGGTGGCGGTAACGGGCAAGGTCAGGAGACGCCGCTCGATGCTTCGGAAACCGGGTCTTGACCGTAGAACCCCCAATTAGACCGTCCTAGAAAAGACCGGGTTCTTGGCCGTTGACTTTATTTCCTCCAAGTGCCGGTCGAAGGCCATCGCGACGTTTCTAAGGAAAAGATGGCCCTCATGGACGACGCGAAGGGCCTGTGAATCGAGGGTGACCAGGCCGTCGGCGATCATCGGGCCGAGGTGCGGCAGGTCGTCCTTGAAATAATCCGCAAAGACGATCCCCCAGTCCTTTTCAAAGGCAGGAATCTCCGCGACGCCCCGGCACATGATCTGGCGGATGAGTTCCCGGCGGACGTGGTCGTCGCGGTTCAGGAGATAGCCCCGTTGGGTCGCCAGGCCGCCCGCGCGGATGGCGGCCTCGTAAGCCTCCATGTCCTTGTGATTTTGAAAATAATTTCCGTCGGCATAGGAGATGGAGCTGAGGCCGAATCCGATCTGGTGCGCGTCGGCCTTGGTCGAATAGCCCATGAAATTGCGGTGAATCGTTCCGTTCTTGTGCGCCTTGGCGAGGTCGTCGTCGGCGAGCGCGAAGTGATCCATGCCGATGGGCTGGTAACCGCCGGCGGTGAGCGTCCGGTAGGCGGTCTCGAACAGCCGCAGCTTGAGCTCCGGAGACGGCAGGTCCTTGTCTTCGAAGGATCTCTGGTAGGGCTTGAGCCAGGGCACGTGGGCATAGCTGTAGACGGCGAGGCGATTGGGCCTGAGGCCGATGACCTGGTTCAGCGTCTTCGTCCATTCCGCGATCGTTTGTCCCGGAAGCCCGTAGATGAGATCGAAGTTGAAGGCCGTGAAGCCGAGCCTTCGGAGCAAGGCCACCATGTCCGCCGTCATTTCGTAGGTCTGATGACGGTTGATGAGCTTTTGGACCACCGGGTCGAAGTCCTGAACGCCCAGCGAGATCCGGTTGAAGCCGAGACGGGCCGTCATTTCGCAGAATTCGGGCGTGCTGGTGCGGGGGTGCATTTCGATCGCGATCTCGGCGTCCGCCTCGAACCGGAAACGCGCGCGCGTTCGATCGACGACGTCCTTCAGTTCGTCCGGCTGCAGGTAATTGGGGCTGCCGCCCCCGAAGTGCATTTGGGAGACCTGGCCGCCGGCGCCGGGAATCAAGGAGGCGATCCGGTCGAGCTCGGTCAACAGGACGTCGACGTACCGGCGGGAGCGCGCATGGTCCTTCGTGATGATCTTCATGCATCCGCAGAAGTGGCAGAGGGTCTCGCAGAACGGGACGTGGAAATAGAGGGACAAGGGTTCGCCGGACTTGAGGCTCGAAAGACTTTTCCGGAAGTCGCCCTCTCCGACGGAGTTGGTCCACGCGGGCGCGGTCGGGTAACTTGTGTACCGCGGCCCCGCGACGTCGTATTTTTTCAGGAGCATTGCGAGACGGTCAGCCATGATTCTTCGCCGCGTCCACGAACGCCTGCGCGTTCTCGACGGGGACGTCCTCCAAGATGCCGTGGCCAAGGTTCACGAGATAGCCGGGGGAGCCCCCGGCCGCGTCGATCATCTTCCTCGTTTCCTGCCGGATGACCTCCGGCGGCGCATAGAGCCTCGCCGGGTCGAAATTTCCTTGAATGGCGACCTCGCCCTTCGCCCGTTCCCGCGCCAGGGTCAGATCCATCCGCCAGTCGATGCTGATGACGTCCGGTCCCGCGGCTTTCATTTCGTCAAAGAGGTGAGAGCCGCCCTTGATGTAGAGGATCGCCGGAACGCCGGCCGACTTGACCTCCTTGAGGATCTCGCGCGCGTAGGGCAGGGCGAACTGGCGGTAGTCCTCGGCGGTGAGCGTTCCCGCCCAGGTGTCGAAGAGCTGGACCGCGTCGACGCCGGCGGCGACCTGGGCCTTGAGGTAATCCATCGTCGCCAGCGCGACCTTTTCCATGAGCGTCCGAAAGACGTCCCGGTGCTGGTAGGCGATCTTCTTGATGCGAGCGCCGTCGTAGGAGCCGTCGCCTCCCGCCATGTAGGCCCCGACGGTGAAGGGCGCCCCGGCAAAACCGAGGAGGGGGATGTCCGGGGAGAGTTCCTTGCGGATCCTCTTGATCGTCTCGAAGACGAACGGGCATCGCTCCGGCACGTCCTTCTCGCGGAGCCAATGCGCGTCCGCCTTGTTCTCGATCTTCCGGTCGAAGACCGGTCCCACGTCCCGGACGAAGTCGAGCTTGAGTCCCATCGCCTCGGGGACGATCAGGATGTCGCTGTAGAGGATGGCGGCATCGACGCCCAAACGGCGGACGGGTTGCAGGGTGATCTCGCAGGCGGTCGCCGGGTCCTTCATCATCTCCAGGGTGGATTTCGACTTCCGGATCTCGCGGTACTCGGGCAGGTAACGCCCCGCCTGCCGCATCATCCAGACGGGAGGGCGGTCGACCTCTTCGCGCCGGCAGGCCTTGAGGAATCGGTCCTTGGGGGTCATGACCCAAGATTGCCTTGAAGGGGAACGCCGTTGCAACTATAGAAACCGGATGAATTTAGCCTGCCTCGACCTCGAAGGCGTCCTCGTTCCCGAGATCTGGATCAGCTTCGCCGAAAAGACCGGCATCCGGGAGCTGCGCCTCACCACCCGCGACGTGCCGGACTACGACGTCCTCATGAAGGGCCGGCTGAAGATCCTCGCGGAGCATAAGTTCAAGCTGGAGGACATCCAGGACGTGATCGGCAGCCTTCGCCCGCTCGATGGGGCCCACGAGTTTCTCGACTGGCTGCGGACGGAGTTCCAGGTCGTGATCCTCTCCGACACCTTCTACGAGTTCGCGATGCCGCTCATGAAACAGCTCGGGTACCCGACGCTCTTCTGCCATTCCCTCAAGGTCGCTCCGGGCGGGGCGATCGCCGATTACCAGCTCCGGATCAAGGACCAGAAAAAGCTCTCCGTGGAGGCGTTCCGCAGGCTCCAATTCAAGGTCGTGGCGGCCGGAGACTCTTACAACGACACGGCGATGCTCGCCGCCGCCCACCAAGGCATCCTTTTTTGCCCGCCAGACAACGTGAAAAAGGAATTCCCCCAATTCCCCGTGGCGGAGAATCACAAGGAACTCCGAGCCCTTTTCGGAGAAGCCGGCAAGAAATTATCAATACGGGGCTAATGTAGGCCCGGCAAGGGCTTGACAGCAATGACGCGCTGTGACAGTGCGTTGCGTCATGAACCCATTGAACATTTTGGCACAGCAGCAGTTGACCTCGCACATCACGGCTTGGGCGCAGATCCCCGCCTCCCTGACGGCGAACAGCCCGATTCCCTACTCGAATGGAGGCGGCCTGGGGCTATCGGACCGGCTGGATACCTTTGTGCGCGACGTTCGCGTCCAGGAACGCGCCCTTCTCGCGCCCCTGAACGTGGGTCAGGCCCTCTTGGACGAGTTCCTGGCCAAGAACGGGCAGTTTCGCGTGCTGTTCTGGCAGCTTTCCTTGCCTTGGGTCTCGGCCGATCGCCCGCGCGCCAGCCGCGTGATGAGCGACCTGGAGACTCTCAGCACGTCGCTTCGTGCCCTCGAAAATGCCATCGCCGGATGGAACGCCCCGGACCTGCGAAGGGACGAAGACGCGTTGGCGATCACCATCGGGAGGAACGTGAATCTTCTGCGCCGCGTGATCGCCCCGCGCGCGAGCCTGGCCGAAGAGATACTGCCCTTGGTTTCCCAGGAACCCGCGGAGGCGGTGACGATCTTCTACGACGACGCCATCCGGTCCCTGCGCCAATTTGATTCGCTGACCGTGTCGATGGAACTCTACCACAGCCGCCGCCCCTCGTGGCGCCCCTAATCCCTCTAGAAAAAAACCTTTCATTGGCCCATCGCCTCGGATATTAAGCGCGAATCCAAGGAGGGGGTATGGCATCCATGCGACGTGTCTTGACGATCATCCTGGTTGGGGCTTTCGTCCTGCCGTTGGTTTCCTGCGACAAACTCACGCAGTTGACCGGCAAGAAGGTCGAGGAGGTCTCTCCGCAGGATCAAAAAATGAAGGAGCTGGAGGCCAAGGTTCAGCAGATGGAAGCCGAGGCCAAGGCGCGCAAGGAGGCCGAGGAGAAGGCCCAGGCGGAGGCGGAGATGAGGGCCAAGATCGAGGCCGAACTCAAGGCCAAGGCCGAGACCCAGCCCGCCGCGCCGACCACCCAGCCCGCGACGCCCCCGGCCGCAGTGACCCCCGCGCCCGCCCCGACCAAGGTGGTGGAACGGGTCATCGTCAAGGAAGTGCCGGCGAAGCCGGCGGCCGAAGCCGCCCCGTCGGCCACCGCCGCAACGCCGACCAAGGCGTCCGGTTACGTGCGTCTCTACGATGACGCCGGCTTCACCGACCGCATCCTGACCGTCCGCTTCGGCCGCGACATCGGCAACATGCACTATGTCTCCTCCGACGACGGCAAGTCGGGCTTCAACGACAAGGCGTCTTCGGTCAAGTGGAGCGTGCCCGCCGGCTGGCAGGCGGTCCTTTACGAAAACAACAATTACTCCAAGCGCGGCTACGTCCTGAAGGGCTCTGGCTCCGTTCCGGATCTCGGTTACTTCGGCGACAAGTGCTCCTCGCTCCGTTGGGAGCGGGCCGGAGAATAATCCTTCCATGTTCAAACTGGGACTCGGGGCCAAGATCGGTCTGATCGCCGGCTTGATCGGCGGAGGGATCGGCCTGCTCGCCGCGGTCATCGCGTCGCCGGTCTACGGCGGGCTGATGGCGGTCGTCTTCGTCGCGATCTTCGGTTCGGTCTTCATGGCCGTCCTCCGGCCGCTCTTCCGCGCGAACGCGATCCTCAAGACCGGCGAACCCGCGACGGCCTTGATCAAGGGCGTGCGCGACACGGGCGTCACCGTCAATAACGCGCCCCAGATCGAGCTCGCCCTGGAGGTCCGATCCAAATTCAAGCCGCCCTACGAGGCCAAGGTGAAAACCCTGGTCTCGCGCATCAACCCCAATCTCTTCCAACCGGGAATGACCGTCGCGATCAAGGTGGATCCCAAGGATCCCCAGGCCGTGGCGATCGATCCCGAGGGCGGATTGGCGCCGGCCGGCGCGATCCTCATGAACCAGGAGCAGGCCCTCAGAGAGGCGGCGGAGTTCGAGGCCGTGAACAAGAGGCTCGCAGCCGGCGGCCAGTCGGCCTTTGCCAAGATCCTCCAGGCGACGCCGCTGGGGTTTCAGGTCAACGGCGACAACCCGGCGATGGAGCTGCTGGTCGAGGTCGAACCGACGGGCAAACCAAAATTCCTCTCGCGCGCCAAGGGCGTGATCGCGGAGGCGTCGATTCCCAAGTACCAGCCGGGCAAATCGATCTACGTGAAGTACGACCCCGCCGACACGACGATCGTGGCGATCGAACGGTCCGCCTAGGAGGGTGTCTATGTCCGAACACCGTATCAGCTTGTCCTGGAAGCGAAAGACCCCGGACTTCGTTTACGAGACCTACGACCGCACCCACACGGTGATGTACAACGGCGGGCAGACGGTGGAGACCTCCGCGGCGCCGCAGTACCTGGGCAAGGAGGAGTACGCGAACCCGGAGGAGATGCTCGCCGCCTCGCTGGCCTCGTGCCACATGCTGACCTTTCTCGCGATCGCCGCCAAGAGCCGCTACGTCGTCGATTCTTACGAAGACGAGGCGACGGCGATTCTCGGCAAGGACGCCGGGGGGGCGATGGCGGTCACCAAGATCGTCTTGAAGCCCAAAGCGGTCTTTTCGGGCGAGAAGAAGCCGGACGCCGCGCAATTAAAAGGCCTCCACGACAAGGCCGGCAAGAACTGTTTCATCGAAAGCTCCATCAAGAGCGAGGTCGTCGTCGAGCCCCAGGCGTGATTTCCGATTCCCCCGGACACCCGTCTTTCCTTCAGGCCTTTCGCTTCTGGTTCAAGCTGGGCTGGATCAGTTTCGGCGGTCCCACGGGCCAGATCGCCATCATGCACCAGGAGCTCGTCGAGAAGCGCCGCTGGATCTCCGAGGAGCGGTTCCTCCACGCCCTCAATTACTGCATGTTGCTTCCCGGTCCCGAGGCCCAGCAGCTCGCCATCTACATCGGCTGGCTCCTGCACCGGGCCTGGGGAGGGATCGTCGCGGGGGCGTTCTTCGTCATCCCGTCGATCTTCATCCTGACGTCTTTGAGCTGGGTCTACATGGCCTACGGGAAGATCCCGGTCATCGCATCGCTCTTCTATGGCCTCAAAGCGGCGGTGCTGGCGATCGTCGCGGCGGCGGTGATCCGGATCGGTCAAAAGGTCCTCAAGAACGGGGCGATGATCACGCTCGCCGCCGCGGCGTTCGTCGGGATCTTTTTCCTCAAAATTCCGTTCCCGTTGATCATTCTCGGGGCGGGGCTCATCGGCCTGGCGGGCGGGAGAATGGCGCCGAAGCATTTTCTCGTCGTGAAAGGGCACGGGGCGTCGTCTTCGTCCGGTTCCGGCGCGGTCCTCGACACGCACCATGAAACCCCGGATCACGCCCATCCGACCCTCGTTCATACCCTCAAGGTCCTGGGTCTCTGTCTGCCGCTTTGGTTTCTCCCGCTGATCGCCCTGTCTCTGCGGCGCGGCAGCGAGGACGTCTTCTTCCGCATGGGCATCTTTTTCTCCAAGGCCGCCATGGTGACCTTCGGCGGCGCGTATGCGGTCCTGCCCTACGTCGCCCAGGAGTGCGTGAAGACCTACGGGTGGTTGACCGGCGCCCAGATGATGGACGGACTGGGGTTGGCCGAAACGACGCCGGGTCCTCTCATCATGGTGGTGAACTTCGTGGGCTTCGTCGGGGCCTGGCAACACGCGGGCGGCCTGCCGCCCTGGCTCGCGGGAGTCTTCGGAGGTCTCGTCGCCACGTACTTCACGTTCCTTCCGTGCTTTCTCTGGATCTTCCTGGGGGCGCCCTACGTCGAAAAATTGCGGGGCAACGTCCAACTCACGTCCGCCCTTTCGGCGATCACCGCCGCGGTGGTCGGCGTCGTCCTGAACCTCGCCGTGTTCTTCGGCGGCCACGTCCTGAAACCCGAGGGGCGGGGTTTTGATTTCGCAGCCCTGATGTTGGCCGCGATCGCCTTTTTTGGCATGCGGAAATGGAATTGGGACATCGTCTGGGTGGCCCTGGGAGCCGCCTTCGCGGGGCTCCTTCTTCACATTGGACATCTCATTCCGATTTGAATAGAGAGGGATCAGTTCCGCCACCGAGCCGCGTTTCGGCTCGGTGGTTCTTTTGTTTTTTGCGGGCAAAACATCTTATGCCGTTGACCGACGAGCAGGCGAGAGAGATCGGCGAGGAGGAGTCCTCCCGCTGGAAAGAGACCCACACGGCGATCGTGGCGGAGCTTCGCCGCACGAGCGCGGATTACGAGGAGGACCGCAAGCTCGCGCGCGAACTGACCTCCCAAATCGTCGCGTCGACCCGGGACGAGGACAAGGCGGCGCTCGCTTCCGATGAAGCCGTGGCTCACGGACTGACGGCCCTCCGAAAGGACAAGTCGCAAGGCTTGGACAGCCTGGAGGAACAGCCGTATTTCGCGCGCGTCGTCACCGAGGAGCTCAATGAGGCCGGCGACTTGAAGGAAGTCGAATTCCGCCTCGGCACGGCCAGTTTTCCCGCCCAACGCATCATCGACTGGCGCAAGGCGCCCATCAGCAAGCTCTATTACGACTTCAAGGAAGGCGACGAGTTCTCCGAGACGATCCAGGGCCGCGACCGCGAGGGGACGATCAAGCTCCGGCGGTCGTACCACGGCCGGCGCGACGTTCTGAACATCATCGAAACCCCGCGCGGTACCCTCGCCGTCCAGAACGGGAAATGGAGGGTGAAGGACGGGGGCGAGCCGCTCTCGCGGACCTCGGGCCACGACGGGCACCTGCCGCCGATCCTGTCGCTCATCACC
The nucleotide sequence above comes from bacterium. Encoded proteins:
- the hemN gene encoding oxygen-independent coproporphyrinogen III oxidase — protein: MADRLAMLLKKYDVAGPRYTSYPTAPAWTNSVGEGDFRKSLSSLKSGEPLSLYFHVPFCETLCHFCGCMKIITKDHARSRRYVDVLLTELDRIASLIPGAGGQVSQMHFGGGSPNYLQPDELKDVVDRTRARFRFEADAEIAIEMHPRTSTPEFCEMTARLGFNRISLGVQDFDPVVQKLINRHQTYEMTADMVALLRRLGFTAFNFDLIYGLPGQTIAEWTKTLNQVIGLRPNRLAVYSYAHVPWLKPYQRSFEDKDLPSPELKLRLFETAYRTLTAGGYQPIGMDHFALADDDLAKAHKNGTIHRNFMGYSTKADAHQIGFGLSSISYADGNYFQNHKDMEAYEAAIRAGGLATQRGYLLNRDDHVRRELIRQIMCRGVAEIPAFEKDWGIVFADYFKDDLPHLGPMIADGLVTLDSQALRVVHEGHLFLRNVAMAFDRHLEEIKSTAKNPVFSRTV
- the hemE gene encoding uroporphyrinogen decarboxylase, giving the protein MTPKDRFLKACRREEVDRPPVWMMRQAGRYLPEYREIRKSKSTLEMMKDPATACEITLQPVRRLGVDAAILYSDILIVPEAMGLKLDFVRDVGPVFDRKIENKADAHWLREKDVPERCPFVFETIKRIRKELSPDIPLLGFAGAPFTVGAYMAGGDGSYDGARIKKIAYQHRDVFRTLMEKVALATMDYLKAQVAAGVDAVQLFDTWAGTLTAEDYRQFALPYAREILKEVKSAGVPAILYIKGGSHLFDEMKAAGPDVISIDWRMDLTLARERAKGEVAIQGNFDPARLYAPPEVIRQETRKMIDAAGGSPGYLVNLGHGILEDVPVENAQAFVDAAKNHG
- the thrH gene encoding bifunctional phosphoserine phosphatase/homoserine phosphotransferase ThrH → MNLACLDLEGVLVPEIWISFAEKTGIRELRLTTRDVPDYDVLMKGRLKILAEHKFKLEDIQDVIGSLRPLDGAHEFLDWLRTEFQVVILSDTFYEFAMPLMKQLGYPTLFCHSLKVAPGGAIADYQLRIKDQKKLSVEAFRRLQFKVVAAGDSYNDTAMLAAAHQGILFCPPDNVKKEFPQFPVAENHKELRALFGEAGKKLSIRG
- a CDS encoding DUF3592 domain-containing protein, whose product is MFKLGLGAKIGLIAGLIGGGIGLLAAVIASPVYGGLMAVVFVAIFGSVFMAVLRPLFRANAILKTGEPATALIKGVRDTGVTVNNAPQIELALEVRSKFKPPYEAKVKTLVSRINPNLFQPGMTVAIKVDPKDPQAVAIDPEGGLAPAGAILMNQEQALREAAEFEAVNKRLAAGGQSAFAKILQATPLGFQVNGDNPAMELLVEVEPTGKPKFLSRAKGVIAEASIPKYQPGKSIYVKYDPADTTIVAIERSA
- a CDS encoding OsmC family protein, producing MSEHRISLSWKRKTPDFVYETYDRTHTVMYNGGQTVETSAAPQYLGKEEYANPEEMLAASLASCHMLTFLAIAAKSRYVVDSYEDEATAILGKDAGGAMAVTKIVLKPKAVFSGEKKPDAAQLKGLHDKAGKNCFIESSIKSEVVVEPQA
- the chrA gene encoding chromate efflux transporter; the encoded protein is MISDSPGHPSFLQAFRFWFKLGWISFGGPTGQIAIMHQELVEKRRWISEERFLHALNYCMLLPGPEAQQLAIYIGWLLHRAWGGIVAGAFFVIPSIFILTSLSWVYMAYGKIPVIASLFYGLKAAVLAIVAAAVIRIGQKVLKNGAMITLAAAAFVGIFFLKIPFPLIILGAGLIGLAGGRMAPKHFLVVKGHGASSSSGSGAVLDTHHETPDHAHPTLVHTLKVLGLCLPLWFLPLIALSLRRGSEDVFFRMGIFFSKAAMVTFGGAYAVLPYVAQECVKTYGWLTGAQMMDGLGLAETTPGPLIMVVNFVGFVGAWQHAGGLPPWLAGVFGGLVATYFTFLPCFLWIFLGAPYVEKLRGNVQLTSALSAITAAVVGVVLNLAVFFGGHVLKPEGRGFDFAALMLAAIAFFGMRKWNWDIVWVALGAAFAGLLLHIGHLIPI